aactaatactatggaagtaaatggggtccacaaacggtttggttacaagcaattttcaaaatatcttcctttgtgtttatcagaacaaagaaatgtatagaggtttgtaacaacatgagggtgagtaaatgatgacagaattttaattttgggtgaactatccctttaatgttttgtgttgataaaaacaaaggaagatattttgagtaatgtttgtaaccaaaccgatcagaggccccattgagttccatagtattttttcctactatggaagtcaatggggcctctgatccgtttggttacaaactttactcaaaatatcttccttcgtggttatcagaacaaagaaatatatacagctgtgtaacaacatgagagtgatgaatgacaaaattttcagttttggatgaactatccctttaactctttttcTATAAAAGTAAGGgagtttatacaatttttaatGCAAGTGTTTTGAACAATGTTTAGGCTGACTAAAATGCATCCACAAGGACTGATCCTAAGGACTAAGATCCTTCTTCACTTAAACCCTTTGGTGGACCATAGTTTCTTGTTTTGCAGCATGCATCTTTTCTTTATCCTCTCATAAAGggctaataaaatattaaaggcAAGTATGATCAACTTCACAGAATCCAATTAACATGAATGCAATGAATAATGCAATGCATGTAGGGAAATTACTTGGTCTGTAAATAATTTCGTTGAATGTGAAGGGAGCGAGTGATTCCCCAGTGCACGCGCATAAGTGATGAATAATGGTGTCTAATGTGTTTGGTGGCATGTTTCTGCCTCTTCCGTATCTATCAGTCCACTTCAAACTTCCGTGTTTTGAAGGCTATCTCCTTGGGTCAAGCTGTGTGTATCACAATGAGGTCCATACCGGAAGATTTAACCACACTTATTTCAGGTAACTTATAGTCGCAAAGTTTGGATAAACCAACAGTTTATAACGCGAATGTTTTGGTCTCGGGCGCAATGAGAAATAAACGATTTCGACCTAAATTATAAAATCTACATTTATTTCTGTTGGTACAGAAAAGAGGAAGTTTCGTCCACCATTAGACGCGGTTAATATTTCCGTTAGAACACGAAGTGTTACGGTTTGTTCACTTAATCTTAAACAAAACCGAGCGCGTGAGATCTGTTTGATGTTTAAACCATACAACTAATGCCAAAAACAGAGCATTTGGATTTAAACTGctgataaaaatgtgttttaccgGAAATGTGTATGGTCACTTGCAGACTGATCAAATGTATCATCGTTGTAACGGTTTGTTGTTAGTTTGCGAGTTCTTAAAGTGACACGCACCTGTTTGCATACACCCAAACTAGAGTAATTTTGTCAGGGAAAAAGATATACATTTGACGGAGACACGTTTGATATTGACTGAACAATGTGTGTTTCCAGAACTTGAAACTTTTTTGACGGATGTTCTTAAAGGAGAACCTTTAAGCAAGAAAGCTAAAGAGAAGAAGGATGTCTTTATCAAAAAGATTAAGGAGGTGAAAGCGAGGTACGACTGAACTTATTCATCATATACTACCGGAATATttctgtgtgtgtaaaataagaaaagaaaataacaaatccAAACGGTCTCTGTTGCAGCTACTCGCAGGATTTCAAGGACAAACGTAAGTTTCGAGGAGTTGCGCATCTGTGTATGTTTATATGTGCTCGTGTGTTTGGGGGAGGGGCCAACTATAAAGACTGCGGAAGTGAGCTTAATAGTGTAGTAAATGTTTCTGTCTGTCCTGTACTATACTAAGAAAAGCAATACAATACATGTACATGCATTTAAAACACGTATCAGTTATGATATATGATGTGTATATTTGCAAGATTAATGAAGTGATCTAATGTAGAGAGTTTTGAAGAAAGCATGGCACGTGCAGACTGTGCCCAGATCAGGGTTGTGTTTCTGTATAAAGAATTTACAGTTAAAATGTTGGTGGAGAGGCTGGACATCATTTTGCATTTGCGGTCATATGAAGcctatatatttcacagctgcACTTTTACCTCATTCACTGTGTCCAGGAAACATCATAGCAGTTCTTTCCGCATTACGCTAGATGCATTTGCATAATGCTTGttctgttttttcttgatgTCTGTACTGTCTTTACTTATATGAATTTACTGTAACAATAGAAAATGGTGAAAAGCACTgtagaaatcattttaattgaatGATTTGGGATAAGTATGCCTTATAAAGGCTGGCATCACAGGTGTACTGTTTACCTGTAGTATTCCTAGAATATCTATGCAAAGTGCATATCCTGGCAACATGGCTGGGTGCCACCTAATGCTACAACTGGAGACAAAGCAAACAAACATGCATCACCATATCCAAATTCCTATGTTATCAGATATCTGTTTCCAAACAATGCATGTCAAATCTGATATGGAGATTCTTGTTGAAATGTGTCCGTTGGGTGGAGAGCTGGACTGCCAGCTGCAACTGTTAAACGATGCTGATGAAGACTCTGTTGAACAGGTGATGAAGAGTTTGCAGAGCTCGATGAGACGGATGCCAACAATGACGGTGGATCGCTGCACTCCGAACAAACTGAAAGAGATGATGATAATGCTTACGATGGTGAGTAAATAGTTGTGGTGTTTATAGAAATGTGCAATGTGTTACAAGAGATTGTAAAATGCTTTTAAAGGCACCCATCAATTATTTCATAGTTGGTCAGTGTCAATTCTGTTACTGGTAAACTCTATTACCAAGGTAGAGTAACGGTGTTGACAGTATGTAATAGAACTGCCAGTCACACTCaaacatctctctctctgtttattACAAGACGTTATTAACATAggctatttaaaaatataatcatttaaaaaaccAAATGAACCTGATATTATATAATCGCCCaatatttacctaaaatttTATATAATCTTAGCAAAGAGCCACAGTAATTTACAGTATGTTGTACATATATATTACAATTCACATGAGATATAAAACCGTTCTTATTTAGATTATGAAGGAGAACTTCTCATCTATTCTGCACTACTTTGCAGCCTCTGTCATACACAGTATGATTGTGGCAGTCCTTTATCATGTCCTGTCAAGGATTTTTAGTAGTGgtaagagaaaacacaaaaGCTGAATGAGGTGTTTGAAAGACTGATGTAACCTGGCAACAGGCTCAGGAACGGTTTGAAACCACAGACATGAAGGGTTTGGCTCTCTTTTGTCTCTGACCAAATGGTTTATGGTCTGTAGCTTAGACAATGCCGCCCACAGCCAATGTCAATTCAGGCTCCTGTTTTATGGTCTTCTGCTAAATGAAAGCTGTCGGTAGAAATCCAAGTTCTTCCGACTCATTTTGAGTCACGGTACATATCTGATTATAACATTTTGAAGCTCACAGCTTCATGACTTTGAGTCGGTTTTCATTATacggtttgtgtgtgtgtgtgtgtgtgtgtgtgtgtgtgtgtgtatgggaGGATGAGGTTTACAGCTGTAGCACACTTGTGTGTTTTATAGGTGCTTTCGCATTGTGCCTGCCAAAGAGCACAGCTGCTCAGCTCAGAGATGAGACCGAGGCCTCTTAGGATATGGTACAGATTGTAGATCAGTCAAAATGAGGCTTGGAGATTTAGCAGAAACGTTATTTGGGCCTGTTGATTTTGCACAAAGGTACCgtatgtaatataagtctcaggtgtacctaaagtttcagctcaaaatatcccacagatcatttgttatagcatgtccaaataTTTGAGCGGGAGCAAAAAGtactgttttcatgtgtgtacctttaaatgcgaatgagctactgctttcggttaaaaatagatcagacaatagtatatttagccgaaatgtgctaacaaacacatttagaaaagctcttgggtagggtgaccatacgggTCATTCTTCCCGGAATTTCgggccaggatttcggtgcgtctttcggaagtcgtatttgttgaccgcatacgcctttcagttaaaaacataagagatacaatcgtagtttcattgttaccttaaaatgtaatggttgcttttctgtaataataataataatcctctatgatgCGGTCGACTTTCTGAAGACGCAACCGAAaccctggccaggacgcgtccgggaagaatggaaCGTATGGTCACccacagtgttggggaaagttacttttaaaagtaatgcattacaatattaagatactccccaaaaaagtaactaattgcgttagttacttttcatggaaagtaatgcttaagttacttttgcgttactttttcttacttggctgaggcttgatctctttcaactcaaactgttcctgctcaggcgcacagagtgcgtaattctacgttaatatgttcagtttaattcagtacataattttatttttaaattgaattaattaaactgaaaagtaactcgcattacttttttaaaaaagtaactcaaatattaatgtgtacatttataaagtaatgcgttactttactcgttacttcagaaaactaatattattacgtaatgcgagttacttgtaatgcgttacccccaacactggtcacCCAATTTCGGGTCAAAacaaccagtcagtcagtgtcTGTGGGTAAGGCTTTtttagtgtgacatcacattaacaagggATTCAacgcatgtctaatgagactgctctggtttaatggggattaaaaaaggaaaagagggtgattttttttttcctgGGCCTTTAAGAAACAAAACCAAATGTGGAAGTCAGTAGGTACCAGTGTTGTATGGTTGCCAACTTTCTTTAAAATCTCATACAGGTTTGACATGAGaatgaataaatcatttttatttttgggtgaactatccctttaatgtcctTTCTCAGACTCAGGCTCAATCTTTTGACAGTCAGAGTTTCACCTGTTTTTAGTTAAGGGCTGCATTTTGGGGGGGACCTGTATTTAGCTTTGTAATGAAGTGGaacatgtttgtttatatttaccaaaaattattttgcatttacaaTAAACGACACAATCTGTGCCGATAAATTCTTATTTCCCAAATCCCATTCATACCTGAATGAGCATAAATGTAGATGTCAGTCAGTGAATGAATAAACAGACAGCATGTTTTCTTTGCCTGTTCTTTCACATTTTTCGACCCTTATTTAACTCAAATCCACTCGGAGGGTGTTCAGTTTGCTTTTCACAGTCAGCGTGTGTCACGCTCCCTTGACACCCACTTTTTACATAATCGCAAACATTCCACAATTGCCAGTGTCATTCATAACACCTCAACTCCCTCAAACTCATTCAGCAATGCAATGCTAGTGTGTACACAAGAGAGGGGAGGGCTGTGTAAACCAGAGGGGAGGTTTGCTATGAAAACAGAGCATGCATCTGTTTCACATACTGCTGTACCTGAAAAAACCATGCATGCAAGCCTATCCAGTCCACACAGGTCGGAATCCCTTTTCGAGTCTCGCTTGGCAACAACCGTTGATTTGTAAACCTAAAGGGGGCAGAAGTCATTTTTTTGGCTGCGTATAGCAGATTTATATTATTCAATGAGAAAGCAGGTGCTCCTTTCAGTGGCTTTTTCACCTGCACAGTATTTCTAGTCATAAATAAGCCGCAGTAAGATGATAATTCTCAGATTACTTATTAGATGTAACTTTTTTTGTTTCGAACAGGAGTCCAGCAGTATCCTCCAGTGGCAGCTCAGGACCTTCCATCCGTTTTAAAGAGCGGATACCTGGAGAAGCGCAGAAAGGGTTTGTTACCGCATTCATGCGTAGATTACTCATGCAAGAGCCtcataaacacattttaactttactTTGTCATCTATAGATCACAGTTTCTTTGGCAACGAGTGGCAGAAGAGATGGTGTGCCTTAAGCAACAATATTTTCTACTACTACGGTAGTGAGAAAGGTATTTAGAGTAATCAATTCAGTTCAAATTTATTTGCATGGAGCTTTTCACAAAgcacactgaaaaaattattaattcaatttactcaaattTTTTAGGTAAGTGgctgcaatcaatttatttaagccacatttaaacaaaagttttttaaaaatgttttctaatttttttgtttaaatgtagcttaaagaAATTGATTGCAacaaaaaattgagtaaattaaattaatcatTTTGTTCAGTGCATACACtataaaaagcatttttgtcaaacCTACattatttgttaagttaaagtaacataaaaatataagttattTCTAAGTTATGACAACTTATCACCGGTCAAaatttaaaatagtaggttgaaaccaagttgttttaactttatgctgcatttttttacagtgtaaagatgctttatagaaatgcatatttataaagaAAGTTGTTagtttaaattataataatttaaaaacatgatttaGTTTCTCCTTTGTTCAATCCAATGAGTCAATAATCTACAATCATTTACACATGACTAGATAAACAGCAGAAGGGAGAGTTTAATATTTGTGGCTACACTGTCAAGATGAACAGCACCCTGCGGAAAGATGCTAAGCGAGATTGCTGCTTTGAGGTCTCGGCTCCAGACAAGCGagtatatcaggtcagtatccATGTAATAGTGCAGTTAGGGATGTcgcaatgattaaataatcgtctcgtcgtgattgtttgacctcatctgGATGATTttagatcaccgcaatgattgcatatctctctaaaaaacacaagggggagctgcagtggCTGTATAAATGAGACCGTATCAGATGGCGCTCCTTAACTGACAGTGTAACATACgatacattgcaaagccattcaatacagtggaaaaaactgcatttaaagaagtgctgcaaaactttgataagcagtatgaactgccatgtaaaacatacatttccaaaacagcaaaTCCAAAGTTAGGGAAGTAAAGGATGCTTTTATTAAGGATCTGTAaggaataattttttttgcagccaCTGCATACATATGGTccagtactaatatgaccttagtAGGACTGGTTACTAATTAAGGCCGGTTCTGGtatagtcagtttattttgatttctttttttcagttatttttcagacactttattgtgtttatttataaagaattttcagtttttgaattattttattaaaggggacagagaatgaaaaaccaattttaccttgtctttgttgaataatggtagtctacccgcattcatgaatatacaaaaagtgctagacatgctaaacatctcagtctcataggaATTCCTcgtttagaaatgtcagccagaaaacggcccaatctgaaaaactgatgcttatgacatcacaggcatctaactgcccctccactttaaaataattggctacattttttgagtggcagcaaagtcagccaatcagtaatgagattgcaagttaagccagtagggggagccaaataggtgcaaaaccacttgtttaaaatctcacaccctaatagagctatctgagagaggtttttaggaagtttctaaggcattacagacccaaacaaaaaaaaatttgtctacatgtcacaaggataaataccccgttcaatcattctatgtcacctttaaataattacttttaaatatgtgttatgtgtattgaTATTTActggtaaaccttgcaaaacatttaatttaaataattacaacaatgtgtgaaaattatttcatgaacaaacttGTATGACAATtcaatgtcaaagcaataaaataaacaattaatcgtcataatctCCAAAGCCCgtaaacaggcaattaatcgtttATTAGGCAATTAACCGCCAGTCAAATGTCATAATCGTACAATCAGCCCTAAGTGCAGTGTATTGTAATCCTTTGATCGTGAGAAGCCCATATATGGTATAATACGTAAAACGACAGTAAAATATTGTGGTCATTGTGAAAAGGTTCTCCATCTTTATAAAACTTcttactgtatgttttgatgCCACAGTTCTGTGCTGCGTCTGAGAAAGATGCGAAGGAATGGGTGGAGCACATTGACTTTCTGATTAAAGGTTAGATTTCACAATGTTCTGTCACACTTTGGCTAGCAAGCATCGGCTTGACGCAATTACATTATGGTTTGTGTATGTGCTTTGCCACACAGACATGGGTGGAATTATACCTGAGGATGAAGAGGAGTATGATGACTGTATGCCTGCCAGCAAGTCAACTGCCAGCATGTCAAGTGCCAGCATACCCGCACCTATCGATGATGACATCTATGAAGAGCTCCCTGGTTTGCCATTTATTTGATTATTGCATCAGTTTAATCAAGATGAGTGTTCAAGTACAGTAGGCAATTTCCGAGGGATTAATCCAGTGATAATGCCAATGGAAATTGCATAGTTTGGTATGTCGACCTTTGCCTTGACTGATACATCTATTGTCTCCCTCTCAGAGGAAGATGATCCACAGCCTGTTAAACCACCAGTGACCCTGCCTAACAAACCCGCACCACCATCTGCCCCTGTGACAGGTAATTACCACTAGGTCATCGGGAATGTCCATCCTCTACCTGCACTGCAGTCCCATAACACCGTATTGACTCCCTGATCTGCCTGGGTGGCTATTGTTTGTTCCTGCAACTTTATTCCCCACAAAAATGAGGAATGGGAAGTGGATTTTGAAGGGACATCTATTTATGTTTATCCATGTGAAtgatgctttcatccaaagtgaTCTGAAATGCGTTTAAGGTGCAGCTTATCATTAAGTCAAACTGTCGGCATTAGTTGTACCACGTTAAGGATCAAGTGGCATTAAAATAGTGAGACAGAGAGGAAAATGAGGTCTAGAAACGTGGATATTGGAGGTACATATGGATTTGGCAGATTAGATGGTGAAGTAAAAATGATGACAGGAGCGGGAAGGTTGTCTGGACCACAGGAACCAGCTGTCTTCATGAACTCTCAGGAATTTCATGCTAAAATTTCGACTTTTCGTTTGGTGCACATATGTGACCCATTCTGTAAAAGCCCATCTGAAGtaattttattgtgattttctgttttctacataaaat
Above is a window of Paramisgurnus dabryanus chromosome 13, PD_genome_1.1, whole genome shotgun sequence DNA encoding:
- the skap2 gene encoding src kinase-associated phosphoprotein 2, giving the protein MCLVACFCLFRIYQSTSNFRVLKAISLGQAVCITMRSIPEDLTTLISELETFLTDVLKGEPLSKKAKEKKDVFIKKIKEVKASYSQDFKDKRDEEFAELDETDANNDGGSLHSEQTERDDDNAYDGVQQYPPVAAQDLPSVLKSGYLEKRRKDHSFFGNEWQKRWCALSNNIFYYYGSEKDKQQKGEFNICGYTVKMNSTLRKDAKRDCCFEVSAPDKRVYQFCAASEKDAKEWVEHIDFLIKDMGGIIPEDEEEYDDCMPASKSTASMSSASIPAPIDDDIYEELPEEDDPQPVKPPVTLPNKPAPPSAPVTVVDKRTDYANYFQGLWDCSGDQPDELSFKRGDTIYILSREYDIFGWWVGEMKGTIGIVPKEYLLELYAL